Proteins from one Deinococcus apachensis DSM 19763 genomic window:
- a CDS encoding N-acetylmuramoyl-L-alanine amidase family protein — translation MPPRRAAFALSLLTASALAGAGATPQVFVAYPPEGHRVAFDHVLLEGSVPPGAGLRIGGKAVPVGSDGLFILWWPLRVGTNDLRLSATLGGQTGTRTLHVTRTGVALLPATPTRIDRESLTPREPLEFWDAAGDTPAERTVTVAFRGSPGGRAAVRVAGGSPQLMREVSAGWYEAAYEVPVPARLEGAPVAVTLSGRDGRTVTATARGTLSSTASGTRAGIQRPGTVPGLGLNDSGNVTTALDGAPFLHPRGGMTFRLVGRQGGDVRARLAPGVSVLISESQLDVLPGVPLPGMGGVVHLDSPVAALSPLAAALVARPTTLPADDLRVRVPLGGARVPFTLTQDQEGRRLTLTLYGLETAPTLPVPLADPLLAGAEVQPVGLGVTRLTLDLTAAQAWGYTANYDGDDLLLTVRRPPTLDPVRPLAGRVIVLDPGHGGTQLGGAGGLRVPEKNLTLPIARRAAELLRAQGAQVVLTREADVTLGLYERGLTAEAVHSDLLVSIHANALPDGRDPRGIRGPEVYFTHPQAQAPAAAILAALRRTLPDLGPGAGLRPGADLALTRPTTQPSLLVETAYLTDPGNLRVLMDPGGRERLAQAIAAGIADFYVGQVGGH, via the coding sequence ATGCCGCCCCGCCGCGCCGCCTTTGCCCTCTCCCTGCTGACCGCCTCCGCCCTGGCCGGGGCAGGGGCCACTCCCCAGGTGTTCGTCGCCTACCCGCCCGAGGGGCACCGGGTGGCCTTCGACCACGTTCTCCTGGAAGGCAGCGTGCCGCCCGGCGCGGGGCTGAGGATCGGGGGAAAGGCGGTGCCGGTCGGTTCGGACGGCCTCTTCATCCTGTGGTGGCCGCTCAGGGTAGGCACGAACGACCTGCGCCTGAGCGCCACGCTGGGGGGACAGACGGGCACCCGGACGCTGCACGTGACTCGCACAGGGGTGGCCCTCCTCCCTGCCACCCCCACGCGGATCGACCGCGAGAGCCTGACGCCCCGGGAGCCGCTGGAATTCTGGGACGCGGCGGGGGACACGCCTGCTGAACGGACGGTGACGGTAGCCTTCCGGGGATCGCCCGGCGGACGGGCCGCGGTCAGAGTGGCGGGAGGTTCCCCCCAGCTCATGCGGGAAGTGAGCGCGGGGTGGTACGAGGCGGCCTACGAGGTGCCCGTCCCGGCCCGGCTGGAGGGAGCGCCCGTGGCCGTCACCCTCAGCGGGCGTGATGGCCGGACCGTCACGGCGACTGCCCGGGGAACCCTCTCCAGCACTGCCTCTGGCACACGTGCAGGCATCCAACGCCCCGGTACCGTGCCCGGACTTGGCCTGAACGACTCGGGCAACGTGACCACGGCGCTGGACGGCGCCCCCTTCCTGCACCCCCGGGGCGGCATGACCTTCAGGCTGGTGGGTCGCCAGGGGGGGGACGTGCGCGCCCGCCTCGCGCCGGGGGTCAGCGTGCTGATCTCGGAATCGCAACTCGACGTGCTGCCGGGAGTGCCCCTTCCGGGAATGGGCGGGGTGGTCCATCTGGATAGCCCGGTCGCCGCTTTGTCTCCCCTCGCGGCGGCCCTGGTGGCGCGGCCCACCACCCTTCCCGCGGACGACCTGCGGGTCAGGGTGCCGCTGGGCGGGGCACGGGTGCCCTTCACGTTGACTCAGGACCAGGAGGGCCGCCGCCTCACACTCACTCTGTACGGGCTGGAGACGGCGCCCACCCTGCCCGTTCCCCTCGCCGACCCGCTGCTCGCCGGGGCCGAGGTGCAGCCGGTCGGGCTGGGCGTGACCCGGCTGACCCTGGATCTCACCGCCGCCCAGGCCTGGGGCTACACCGCGAACTATGACGGGGACGACCTGCTGCTCACGGTGCGCCGCCCACCCACCCTCGACCCGGTGCGCCCCCTGGCCGGGCGGGTCATCGTGCTCGATCCGGGGCATGGGGGAACGCAACTCGGGGGGGCGGGCGGACTGCGCGTGCCGGAAAAGAACCTGACCCTGCCCATCGCCCGGCGCGCCGCCGAGCTGCTGCGCGCGCAGGGTGCCCAGGTCGTCCTCACCCGGGAGGCGGACGTGACCCTGGGCCTGTACGAGCGGGGCCTGACGGCCGAGGCGGTGCACTCGGATCTGCTCGTGTCCATCCACGCCAACGCCCTGCCCGACGGGCGCGACCCTCGCGGCATTCGCGGACCCGAGGTGTACTTCACGCACCCGCAGGCGCAGGCTCCAGCCGCCGCCATCCTGGCCGCGCTGCGCCGCACCCTGCCCGACCTCGGCCCCGGGGCGGGCCTCAGGCCGGGCGCTGACCTCGCCCTGACCCGGCCCACCACCCAGCCCAGCCTGCTCGTCGAGACGGCCTACCTGACCGACCCCGGCAACCTCCGCGTCCTGATGGACCCCGGCGGCCGTGAGCGCCTCGCGCAGGCCATCGCGGCGGGCATCGCCGACTTCTACGTGGGGCAGGTGGGCGGACATTGA
- a CDS encoding prephenate dehydrogenase, protein MTAPAPGSTSPRPPFEQAVVAGVGLIGGSVALGLRQRLLARRVIGYDASVEVLREAEALGVVDEVRAAPGEWLREADLVVLAAPMRALAPLARELAPFLSPAALVTDVGSVKAGIAAELEALGVRNFVPGHPMAGSERGGVTHARAALLENAVWVLTPTDHTPLTALSRMRTLVEALGAAPVVMPPDAHDQLVATVSHLPYLASLALTHLVARDERLSLLAAGGFRDLTRVASGDPRMSRDMVVENRAALREALARFRRHLERLEADLDQPDELLAAAQEGKRTRDSLPVVRRSLLPPKHDLVVAVPDKPNQIGAVTQALGAAGVNIKDIEVLAIREEGGAIRLGLESPEDVRRAGEILSAAGLEVRGRG, encoded by the coding sequence ATGACTGCGCCCGCTCCCGGCTCCACGTCGCCCCGCCCCCCCTTCGAGCAGGCCGTGGTGGCGGGCGTGGGGCTGATCGGGGGCAGCGTGGCGCTGGGGTTGCGCCAGCGGCTGCTCGCCCGGCGGGTGATCGGGTACGACGCGAGCGTCGAGGTGCTGCGCGAGGCCGAGGCGCTGGGCGTGGTGGACGAGGTGCGGGCCGCGCCCGGCGAGTGGCTGCGGGAGGCGGACCTCGTGGTGCTGGCCGCCCCCATGCGGGCGCTGGCGCCCCTCGCGCGGGAGCTGGCGCCCTTCCTCTCCCCGGCAGCCCTGGTCACCGACGTGGGCAGCGTGAAGGCGGGCATCGCCGCCGAGTTGGAGGCGCTGGGCGTGCGGAATTTCGTGCCGGGCCACCCGATGGCGGGCTCCGAGCGCGGCGGCGTGACCCACGCGCGGGCCGCCCTGCTGGAAAACGCGGTGTGGGTGCTGACTCCCACCGACCACACGCCGCTGACCGCACTGAGCCGGATGCGAACGCTCGTCGAGGCGCTGGGTGCCGCCCCGGTCGTGATGCCGCCCGACGCGCACGACCAGCTTGTGGCGACGGTGAGCCACCTGCCGTACCTCGCCAGCCTGGCCCTGACGCACCTCGTCGCGCGGGACGAGCGCCTCAGCCTGCTCGCCGCCGGGGGCTTCCGCGACCTCACCCGGGTGGCGAGCGGTGACCCCCGCATGAGCCGCGACATGGTGGTGGAAAACCGCGCGGCCCTGCGCGAGGCCCTGGCCCGCTTCCGCCGTCATCTGGAGCGCCTGGAGGCCGACCTCGACCAGCCCGACGAACTGCTCGCCGCCGCGCAGGAGGGCAAGCGGACGCGCGACAGTCTGCCTGTCGTGAGGCGCAGCTTGCTGCCCCCCAAGCACGATCTGGTCGTCGCGGTACCGGACAAACCCAACCAGATCGGCGCGGTCACGCAGGCGCTGGGGGCGGCGGGCGTGAACATCAAGGACATCGAGGTGCTCGCCATCCGTGAGGAGGGGGGGGCGATCCGCCTGGGTCTGGAGAGCCCGGAGGACGTGCGCCGGGCGGGCGAGATCCTGAGCGCGGCGGGCCTCGAGGTGCGGGGGCGGGGGTAG
- a CDS encoding glycosyltransferase family 2 protein has product MQGPQARVAVVIPAFNEEETVGGVVAAARTLTPEVVVASDGSSDGTAWAAREAGATVVELSENAGKGPALKAALEATDAEYVVMLDADLVGLTREHLERLLRPVVAGELDMAIGVFEGGSFASDWGNKLTPHLSGQRACRRDWLLGVPHLGEERWPEPPITHYLKVTGARWDYVELGQVRQVLKETKRGFWRGARARTKMYADLLTYRRRRKRGERGSS; this is encoded by the coding sequence ATGCAAGGCCCACAGGCGCGCGTGGCGGTCGTGATCCCCGCCTTCAACGAGGAGGAGACGGTGGGGGGCGTGGTCGCGGCGGCGCGCACCCTCACGCCCGAGGTCGTCGTGGCGAGCGACGGCAGCAGCGACGGCACGGCGTGGGCCGCGCGGGAGGCCGGGGCCACCGTCGTGGAACTCAGCGAGAACGCGGGCAAGGGACCGGCGCTCAAGGCCGCCCTGGAGGCCACGGACGCCGAGTACGTGGTGATGCTCGACGCCGACCTGGTGGGCCTGACGCGCGAGCACCTGGAGCGGCTCCTGAGGCCCGTCGTGGCGGGTGAGCTGGATATGGCCATCGGCGTGTTCGAGGGCGGCAGCTTCGCCAGCGACTGGGGCAACAAGCTCACGCCGCACCTCAGCGGGCAGCGGGCCTGCCGCCGCGACTGGCTGCTCGGGGTGCCGCATCTGGGCGAGGAACGCTGGCCCGAGCCGCCCATCACCCATTACCTCAAGGTGACGGGGGCGCGCTGGGACTACGTGGAGCTGGGCCAGGTGCGCCAGGTCCTCAAGGAGACCAAGCGCGGCTTCTGGCGGGGCGCGCGGGCCCGCACGAAGATGTACGCCGACCTCCTCACGTACCGCAGGCGGCGGAAGCGGGGCGAGCGGGGGAGTTCCTGA
- a CDS encoding 3-isopropylmalate dehydratase small subunit — translation MPTVHVFARDHINTDEIIPARHLTTDVEAELAKYAMEDYDRDFVRRVKPGDIIVAGADFGCGSSREHAVWALRGAGVAAVIAPNFARIYYRNSINNGFLALECENVVETFMDGDEANLDLGGGTITNERTGQTLTFVPVPQFALDIQKAGGWLEYMKAREEAVKEEQHA, via the coding sequence ATGCCCACCGTTCATGTCTTCGCCCGCGACCACATCAACACCGACGAGATCATCCCCGCCCGCCACCTCACGACCGACGTGGAGGCCGAGTTGGCGAAGTACGCGATGGAAGACTACGACAGGGATTTCGTGCGCCGGGTCAAGCCGGGCGACATCATCGTGGCGGGGGCTGACTTTGGGTGCGGCTCCAGCCGCGAGCATGCCGTCTGGGCACTGCGCGGGGCGGGGGTGGCCGCCGTGATCGCCCCCAACTTCGCGCGCATCTACTACCGCAACTCGATCAACAACGGCTTCCTGGCGCTGGAGTGCGAGAACGTTGTCGAGACCTTTATGGACGGCGACGAGGCCAACCTCGACCTGGGGGGCGGCACGATCACCAACGAGCGCACCGGGCAGACGCTGACCTTCGTGCCCGTGCCGCAGTTCGCGCTCGACATCCAGAAGGCCGGGGGCTGGCTGGAGTACATGAAGGCCCGGGAAGAGGCCGTGAAGGAGGAGCAACATGCCTAA
- a CDS encoding alpha/beta hydrolase family protein — MRLAPLFLLCTLLAALPVTARAAASIPATPPAWVLPLPRAADTVRLDRISGPSFLRVPPECYRRECALVIVSHPRGQSGERLHASPFVGSLVDALLAAPFAVLLSNDGGPYTWGSPAALEQVAGLREEAVSNFAWNGRTYALGLSMGGLLALRSALPGSPYRVSGVALIDAWADLEGAWNTGDGRRTEVEDAYGSGSNLATLNPLPLLRARSPLPLFVVASPDDKVVPMGSNGEPLFTHAEPGVSEFVKVSGPHLGGNRFSPTVARHLAAFFERLEVRAQEQARR; from the coding sequence ATGCGTCTCGCCCCCCTGTTCCTGCTCTGCACGCTGCTCGCCGCCCTACCCGTCACCGCGCGGGCCGCCGCCTCGATTCCGGCCACCCCGCCCGCCTGGGTGCTGCCACTGCCCCGCGCGGCCGACACGGTGCGGCTCGACCGGATCAGCGGCCCGTCGTTCCTGCGGGTGCCGCCCGAGTGCTACCGGCGCGAGTGCGCCCTGGTGATCGTGTCGCACCCGCGCGGCCAGAGCGGCGAGCGGCTGCACGCCAGCCCCTTCGTCGGGTCGTTGGTGGACGCCCTGCTGGCCGCCCCCTTCGCGGTGCTGCTCAGCAACGACGGGGGGCCGTACACCTGGGGCAGCCCGGCCGCGCTCGAACAGGTCGCGGGCCTGCGCGAGGAGGCCGTGAGCAACTTCGCCTGGAACGGCCGCACCTACGCCCTGGGCCTGAGCATGGGCGGCCTGCTCGCATTGAGGAGCGCCCTGCCCGGCAGCCCCTACCGCGTTTCGGGCGTGGCGCTGATCGACGCCTGGGCCGACCTGGAGGGCGCCTGGAACACCGGGGACGGCCGCCGCACGGAGGTGGAGGATGCCTACGGCTCGGGGAGCAACCTCGCCACCCTGAATCCGCTGCCGCTCCTCCGGGCCAGGTCCCCCCTCCCCCTGTTCGTGGTCGCCAGCCCCGACGACAAGGTCGTGCCCATGGGCAGCAACGGCGAGCCATTGTTCACCCATGCCGAGCCCGGCGTCAGCGAGTTCGTGAAGGTCAGCGGCCCGCACCTGGGGGGCAACCGCTTCTCGCCCACCGTCGCCCGGCATCTCGCCGCCTTTTTCGAGCGGCTGGAGGTCCGGGCGCAGGAGCAGGCCCGGCGGTAG
- the leuB gene encoding 3-isopropylmalate dehydrogenase, which produces MPKVVSLPGDGIGPEVTAAAVEVLREVAPDVTIEEHAIGGTAYDNYGDPFPQVTRDAVKEADAVLLGTVGGPQNSPWNSLPRHLRPESGLLALRKALGCYANLRPVRVQPGLEHLSPLKPELARGVDILIVRELLGGLYFDGDRQIEGNTAYNTMRYTTPEVERVARVAFWAAEQRRGRVTSVDKANVLEVSELWRRDVQALRDREYRNVHLNHEYVDSVAMLIVANPSRYDVIVTENLFGDILSDLAAVIPGSLGLMPSASLGDGPGLFEPIHGSAPDIAGQGIANPAAAIMSTAMLLRHGLDRPQVANQVDRAVALALREQPTRDLGGKADTRTFTHAVLNAMGSPSVG; this is translated from the coding sequence ATGCCTAAAGTCGTCAGCCTGCCGGGGGACGGGATCGGCCCGGAAGTCACTGCCGCCGCCGTCGAGGTTCTGCGTGAGGTCGCCCCGGATGTGACCATTGAGGAACACGCCATCGGGGGAACCGCCTACGACAACTACGGTGATCCCTTCCCCCAGGTCACCCGCGACGCCGTGAAGGAGGCCGACGCGGTACTGCTCGGCACCGTGGGCGGCCCGCAGAACAGCCCCTGGAACAGCCTCCCGCGCCACCTGCGCCCAGAGAGCGGCCTGCTCGCCCTGCGGAAAGCCCTCGGTTGTTACGCGAATCTGCGGCCTGTGCGTGTACAGCCCGGCCTGGAACACCTCTCGCCCCTCAAGCCCGAGCTGGCACGTGGGGTGGACATCCTGATCGTGCGCGAGCTGCTGGGTGGCCTCTACTTCGACGGGGACCGCCAGATCGAGGGAAACACCGCGTACAACACCATGCGCTACACGACCCCCGAGGTCGAGCGGGTGGCGCGGGTCGCCTTCTGGGCCGCTGAGCAGCGACGGGGCCGCGTGACGAGCGTGGACAAGGCGAACGTGCTGGAGGTCTCCGAGCTGTGGCGGCGCGACGTGCAGGCCCTGCGGGACCGCGAGTACCGCAACGTCCACCTGAACCACGAGTACGTGGATTCCGTCGCCATGCTGATCGTCGCCAATCCCAGCCGCTACGACGTGATCGTCACGGAGAACCTGTTCGGCGACATCCTCTCCGACCTCGCCGCCGTGATTCCGGGCAGCCTGGGCCTGATGCCCAGCGCCAGCCTGGGCGACGGCCCCGGCCTCTTCGAGCCCATCCACGGCAGCGCCCCCGACATCGCCGGGCAGGGGATCGCCAACCCCGCCGCCGCGATCATGAGCACCGCGATGCTGCTGCGGCACGGCCTGGACCGGCCCCAGGTCGCCAACCAGGTGGACCGCGCGGTGGCCCTGGCCCTGCGAGAACAGCCGACCCGTGACCTGGGCGGGAAGGCCGACACCCGGACCTTTACCCACGCGGTGCTGAACGCGATGGGCAGCCCGAGCGTGGGGTAG
- a CDS encoding acyltransferase, translating into MSEASVPSSVPIPAASRLTAIDTFRGLTILEVVGHHATGMGLRHADVGSTSHDLLLILNRTLHFAVPAFVFLSALVLTRSLLKRFQPGRYLWRRLTRGGWPYLLWTALYAGWYVWTGQRDPGTLTDPGRWRDWLLYGKASYHLYFLLVALEVYVVLPFLLPLARRRPSITAALVGGLAVQLGLYLLNRQVLHLPFPASTVLWYALPVSLGLAVGARLDEFQTWWRRRRRLLLPLLAVTYAVYLPVAVAYVRGTPVVPVVYNGLSWSYTALVALALLGVAYWLERGAQGRTFKRVIATLGTVSLPIYLLHPALLQALERYRAPEGEPLELAFNVLLYALIALVVPALIGRRLLGKKLGLLLFGR; encoded by the coding sequence ATGTCCGAAGCGTCCGTGCCCTCCTCCGTCCCCATCCCCGCCGCCTCGCGGCTTACCGCCATCGACACCTTCCGGGGCCTCACGATTCTGGAAGTCGTGGGGCATCACGCGACCGGGATGGGGCTGCGGCACGCGGATGTCGGCTCGACCAGCCACGACCTGCTGCTGATCCTGAACCGCACGCTGCACTTCGCGGTCCCGGCCTTCGTGTTCCTGTCGGCGCTGGTGCTGACACGCAGCCTGCTGAAACGCTTTCAGCCCGGGCGTTACCTCTGGCGGCGGTTGACGCGGGGGGGCTGGCCCTACCTGCTGTGGACCGCCCTGTACGCGGGATGGTACGTGTGGACCGGGCAACGCGACCCGGGAACCCTGACCGACCCGGGGCGCTGGCGCGACTGGCTGCTGTACGGCAAGGCGAGTTACCACCTGTACTTCCTGCTGGTGGCGCTGGAGGTCTACGTCGTGCTGCCGTTCCTGCTGCCGCTGGCACGGCGCAGACCATCCATCACCGCTGCGCTCGTCGGCGGGCTGGCGGTGCAGCTCGGGCTGTACCTGCTCAACCGCCAGGTGCTGCACCTCCCCTTTCCGGCGAGCACCGTGCTGTGGTACGCCCTGCCCGTCAGCCTGGGGCTCGCGGTGGGGGCGCGGCTGGACGAGTTCCAGACGTGGTGGCGACGGCGGCGCCGGTTGCTGCTGCCGCTGCTGGCGGTGACCTATGCCGTTTACCTGCCCGTCGCGGTCGCCTACGTGCGGGGAACGCCCGTGGTCCCCGTGGTCTACAACGGCCTGAGCTGGAGCTACACGGCCCTGGTCGCGCTCGCGCTCTTGGGGGTGGCGTACTGGCTGGAGCGCGGGGCGCAAGGCCGGACCTTCAAACGGGTCATCGCCACGCTGGGCACGGTCAGCCTCCCCATCTACCTGCTGCACCCGGCGCTGCTCCAGGCGCTGGAACGTTACCGGGCGCCAGAAGGAGAGCCCCTTGAGCTGGCCTTCAATGTGCTGCTGTACGCGCTGATCGCGCTCGTGGTGCCCGCGCTGATCGGGCGCAGGCTGCTGGGCAAGAAGCTGGGGCTGCTGCTGTTCGGGCGCTGA
- a CDS encoding aminoglycoside adenylyltransferase domain-containing protein — protein sequence MFSPPNAEVGRLLSRLTKDVGQHLGDNLIGLYLHGSLVTGDFDPGRSDLDLLALLQTDLHEREVEGLREMHARLAGDFPAWQDRVEVEYVSEAALRDFRTRPHLMARISPGEALHLTEANRHYLLNWSTARRGVALLGPPPDQVLPEVTRTEFVEAVRQHAGSWGEWVTEMRHPGGQAYTVLTLCRALYSTRHGEQVSKRRAAGEVRPLLPGWAPLIDWAAGWWYGGGQQTPDEDHFDEVVGFVGEVRSRILGGHDLRGQPSGPSGGAC from the coding sequence ATGTTCAGCCCGCCGAACGCCGAAGTGGGCCGATTGCTGAGCCGCCTGACAAAGGACGTCGGGCAGCACCTCGGGGACAACCTGATCGGCCTGTACCTCCACGGCTCGCTCGTGACCGGGGACTTTGACCCGGGGCGCAGTGACCTCGACCTGCTGGCACTTCTCCAGACGGACCTGCACGAGCGGGAGGTCGAGGGGCTGCGGGAGATGCACGCGCGGCTGGCCGGGGACTTCCCCGCGTGGCAGGACCGCGTCGAGGTCGAGTACGTGTCGGAGGCGGCGCTGCGGGACTTCAGGACGCGGCCGCACCTCATGGCGAGGATCAGCCCGGGGGAAGCGCTGCACCTGACCGAGGCGAACCGGCACTACCTCCTGAACTGGTCCACGGCGCGGCGGGGAGTGGCGCTGCTCGGGCCGCCCCCAGATCAGGTGCTCCCGGAGGTCACGCGCACGGAGTTTGTCGAGGCCGTCCGCCAGCACGCGGGTTCCTGGGGGGAGTGGGTGACGGAGATGCGGCACCCCGGCGGACAGGCCTACACCGTGCTGACTCTCTGCCGCGCCCTGTACTCCACCCGGCACGGCGAACAGGTGTCCAAGAGGCGGGCGGCGGGGGAGGTCCGGCCGCTGCTGCCAGGCTGGGCGCCCCTGATCGACTGGGCTGCGGGCTGGTGGTACGGGGGCGGGCAGCAAACGCCCGACGAGGATCATTTCGATGAGGTCGTGGGCTTCGTGGGGGAGGTGAGGAGCCGGATTCTGGGCGGGCATGACCTGCGCGGACAGCCCTCCGGTCCCTCCGGGGGCGCATGCTAG
- a CDS encoding VOC family protein produces MPTSLQPLFRKVDCLQLPVPGLEAGLGFYQGGLGHELLWQTAAAGLRMPETDTELVLQTQRPEPEVDLLFVSADAAADSIRQVGGQVVEPPFDVQVGRCAVLLDPWGTPWWCWT; encoded by the coding sequence ATGCCCACCAGTCTCCAGCCCCTGTTCAGGAAGGTGGACTGCCTTCAACTTCCCGTGCCCGGCCTGGAGGCTGGCCTGGGGTTCTACCAGGGCGGTCTAGGCCATGAATTGCTCTGGCAGACAGCCGCTGCCGGATTACGAATGCCGGAGACCGACACCGAACTCGTCCTCCAGACCCAACGTCCCGAGCCCGAGGTCGATCTGCTCTTCGTCTCCGCCGACGCCGCGGCAGACTCGATCCGGCAAGTCGGGGGACAGGTCGTGGAGCCGCCCTTTGACGTTCAGGTGGGCCGCTGCGCCGTCCTGCTGGACCCCTGGGGAACCCCTTGGTGGTGCTGGACCTGA
- a CDS encoding arginine--tRNA ligase, producing the protein MDLKAELKAAVERAAADLGAPVDVAIQETPANKPGDYGTPAAFQIAKALGQNPAQVAAQLAEKVELPQGISRVEAAGPFLNFFVDVGTFVRQVVEEPTLIPAKGGKVVIEHTSVNPNKELHVGHLRNVVLGDSMARIFRAAGHTVEVQNYIDDTGRQAAEALFAVSHYHRVWDGVQKYDHWLGEGYVRLNADPEKPSLEEGISAVIHRLEAGELRSEIEKVVRAHLETCFRLGARYDLLNWESDVVGSGFLAQAMNILEESRSTSHPTEGKYAGAFVMDVSEFMPGLEEPNVVLMRSDGTAMYAAKDIGYQFWKFGLFEGMRFKPFIQDPEGKTVWTSAPDGQPDTERRFGHAQEVINVIDSRQEHPQKIVKASLGVAGHPEEEERSIHLSYAFVTLEGQTISGRRGIAVSADEAMDEAQRRALVELEKLNPELAGRDDAGEIARRIGIGAIRFAMLKAEPTRKIDFRWEQALALNGDTAPYVQYAAVRAASILRKAQEAGYAIDGTGADWNAMPDLDLALAKMVAKLPEIVEQSVRIHSPHVIAQYALDLATAFNAWFNARDKAGKSATNVLHSPEGLREARLALVGRLRKGFEETLALIGIEVPSAM; encoded by the coding sequence ATGGACCTCAAGGCCGAACTCAAAGCCGCCGTCGAACGGGCCGCCGCTGACCTCGGCGCTCCTGTGGACGTGGCGATTCAGGAAACCCCGGCGAACAAGCCCGGCGACTACGGTACGCCTGCCGCCTTTCAGATCGCCAAGGCGCTGGGGCAAAACCCCGCGCAGGTCGCGGCACAACTGGCCGAGAAGGTCGAGCTTCCCCAGGGCATCTCCCGCGTGGAGGCCGCCGGGCCTTTCCTGAACTTCTTCGTGGATGTGGGGACGTTCGTGCGTCAGGTCGTGGAGGAGCCGACCCTGATCCCGGCCAAGGGTGGCAAGGTCGTCATCGAGCATACCTCCGTCAACCCCAACAAGGAACTGCACGTCGGTCACCTACGGAACGTGGTGCTGGGCGACTCCATGGCCCGCATCTTCCGGGCGGCGGGGCATACGGTCGAGGTGCAGAACTACATCGACGACACCGGGCGCCAGGCCGCCGAGGCTCTCTTTGCAGTTAGCCACTACCACCGCGTCTGGGACGGCGTGCAGAAGTACGACCACTGGCTGGGGGAGGGCTACGTGCGCCTGAACGCCGACCCGGAGAAGCCCAGCCTCGAAGAGGGCATCAGCGCCGTCATACACCGTCTGGAGGCCGGGGAACTCCGCTCCGAGATTGAAAAGGTCGTCCGCGCGCACCTGGAAACCTGTTTCCGGCTGGGTGCCCGCTACGACCTGCTGAACTGGGAGTCGGACGTGGTGGGCAGCGGCTTTCTCGCGCAGGCGATGAACATTCTGGAGGAGAGCCGCTCCACCTCGCACCCCACCGAAGGCAAGTACGCGGGCGCCTTCGTGATGGACGTGTCCGAGTTCATGCCTGGCCTGGAGGAGCCGAACGTGGTGCTGATGCGCTCAGACGGCACGGCGATGTACGCGGCCAAGGACATCGGCTACCAGTTCTGGAAGTTTGGCCTCTTCGAGGGGATGCGGTTCAAGCCGTTCATCCAGGACCCCGAGGGCAAGACCGTCTGGACGAGTGCCCCCGACGGCCAGCCCGACACCGAGCGCCGCTTCGGCCACGCGCAGGAGGTCATCAACGTGATCGACTCGCGCCAGGAGCACCCGCAGAAGATCGTGAAGGCGTCCCTGGGCGTGGCGGGCCACCCGGAGGAAGAGGAACGCAGCATCCACCTCTCCTACGCCTTCGTGACCCTGGAGGGGCAGACCATCAGTGGGCGGAGGGGCATCGCCGTCAGCGCGGACGAGGCGATGGACGAGGCGCAGAGGCGGGCGCTCGTCGAGCTGGAAAAGCTCAACCCTGAGCTGGCGGGACGGGACGACGCGGGGGAAATCGCCCGCCGCATCGGCATCGGCGCCATCCGCTTCGCCATGCTCAAGGCCGAGCCGACGCGCAAGATCGACTTCCGCTGGGAGCAGGCGCTCGCGCTCAACGGCGACACGGCGCCCTACGTGCAGTACGCCGCCGTCCGCGCCGCGAGCATCCTGCGAAAAGCCCAGGAAGCCGGGTATGCCATTGATGGGACCGGGGCGGATTGGAACGCGATGCCCGACCTCGACCTCGCCCTCGCCAAGATGGTCGCCAAGCTGCCCGAGATCGTCGAGCAATCGGTCCGCATCCACTCGCCGCACGTGATTGCCCAGTACGCTCTTGACCTCGCCACCGCCTTCAATGCCTGGTTCAATGCCCGTGACAAGGCCGGGAAGTCCGCGACCAACGTCCTCCATAGCCCCGAGGGACTGCGCGAAGCCCGCCTCGCCCTCGTCGGCCGCCTCAGGAAGGGCTTTGAGGAGACCCTGGCCCTGATCGGGATTGAGGTTCCAAGCGCGATGTAA